The sequence below is a genomic window from Tautonia marina.
CGAGGCCGACGACGCCCCCTACGACTTCGTCCTCATGGACTGTCCCCCCTCGCTCGGCATCCTCACCCTCAACGCCCTCTGTGCCGCCCAAGAAGTGTTCATCCCCTTGCAGGCGCACTTCCTGGCCCTGCACGGGCTCTCGAAACTTCTGGAAACGATCCACCTCGTCTCGAAGCGCGTGAACCGCGACCTGCGCGTTTCCGGCGTCGTCCTCTGCCTGTACGACTCCGGCACCCGCCTCGGCGCCGAGGTGATCGACGACCTCGAACGCTTCTTCGAGGCGCGCCGCCAGGCCAACTCTCCCTGGTCGGATGCTCAGATTTTCAAATCCCGCATCCGCCGCAACATTCGACTGGCCGAGTGCCCCAGCTTCGGCCAGTCCATCTTCCAGTATGCTCCGTCGAGCCGAGGAGCGGCCGATTACTCCTCCCTCGCCGGTGAGATTCAAGGGCGCCCTCCCACCGGCTCCTGGGCCTCGGCCGACAGCACCCCCGCCACCCCCGAGCCCGACTCCGACGGCGAGCTTCCCGCCGTCGCCCGGCCTGCTCGCGTCGACGAACCCTCCTCCGCTCCGGCCGCATAACGGGCCCGTTCCGCCCCGTTGGCCCTGCGTGTTGTCCATCGAGCCTTGCTCTTGCCCATGCGCTGGATCGGCATCGACGAAGCCGGATACGGCCCGAACCTCGGCCCCCTGGTGATGACCGCCGTCATCGCCGAGGGGCCCGACGACACTCGCCCCGATCCCTGGCTCGACTGCCCCGACACCGTCTGCCGGTCGGGAGTCCGCGACGCTCGCCTCTGGATCGACGATTCCAAGCGCCTCTATCGCCAGGGTGCCGGCCTCGACCGGCTCGACGCCGCCGCTTTCGCGGCCCTCGACGCCGCCCAGCTTCCGCTCCCCGACGGGTTCCGAGCGTTCCTCGCCACCCTCGGCGTCGATCCCGACCGTGAC
It includes:
- a CDS encoding ParA family protein, which translates into the protein MTRRIAVLNQKGGVGKTTTTVNLAAALANEGHRTLVLDLDPQAHATLHLGLMPGRSGPSLYDVLTQGLPLKDVRRQVADNLFICGSHIDLAAAEVELIGTVGREVILRDLLAADEADDAPYDFVLMDCPPSLGILTLNALCAAQEVFIPLQAHFLALHGLSKLLETIHLVSKRVNRDLRVSGVVLCLYDSGTRLGAEVIDDLERFFEARRQANSPWSDAQIFKSRIRRNIRLAECPSFGQSIFQYAPSSRGAADYSSLAGEIQGRPPTGSWASADSTPATPEPDSDGELPAVARPARVDEPSSAPAA